A DNA window from Argiope bruennichi chromosome X2, qqArgBrue1.1, whole genome shotgun sequence contains the following coding sequences:
- the LOC129960305 gene encoding glycine receptor subunit alpha-3-like produces MIRPRFIFSHPFWLGLGLIFSYLYGALSSIQGGLSFNDILPEDPKMYDKMKPPKKDGKPTKVFFHVTVMGLDSINEGSMTYAADIFFAQTWKDPRLRLPENMTSEYRLLEVQWLENMWRPDSYFKNAKSVTFQTMTIPNHYVWLYQNKDILYMVKLTLTLSCAMNFATYPHDTQTCSLQMESLSYTTDDLLFDWEETMPLAVDENIELPQLDLVKTERGDCTQVYSTGNFTCLQVIFTLKRRLGYYLFHTYIPTCLIVIMSWVSFWIKPEAVPARVTLGVTSLLTLSTQHAKSQASLPPVSYIKAIDIFMSSCTFFVFLSLMEYALVNVVLEDEQATFRQMNNDNTRIFNLQPKLAGLTPVQKRRKKAIKIDRFSRILFPLSFIILNISYWVYYVGLL; encoded by the exons ATGATCCGTCCTCGATTTATCTTCTCTCATCCTTTCTGGCTCGGACTGGGACTCATTTTCTCTTATCTCTATGG AGCTCTTTCTTCAATTCAAGGAGGTCTTAGCTTCAATGACATTCTACCAGAAGATCCCAAAATGTACGACAAAATGAAACCACCTAAGAAAGATG gcaAACCCACCAAAGTTTTCTTTCATGTAACTGTAATGGGTCTAGATTCCATCAATGAAGGATCTATg ACATATGCGGCTGATATATTTTTTGCTCAAACGTGGAAAGACCCCCGCTTGCGTTTACCCGAAAATATGACTTCTGAATACAGACTCCTGGAAGTCCAGTGGTTAGAGAACATGTGGAGGCCGGACTCCTATTTCAAGAACGCCAAGTCTGTTACCTTCCAAACAATGACGATTCCAAATCACTATGTGTGGCTGTATCAAAACAAAGATATTCTTTACATGGTGAA ACTGACGCTAACATTGTCTTGTGCTATGAATTTTGCAACCTATCCACATGATACGCAGACGTGTTCTTTACAAATGGAAAGCT TATCTTATACGACTGATGATTTGCTATTTGACTGGGAAGAAACTATGCCATTGGCTGTTGATGAGAACATTGAACTCCCGCAGTTGGATTTGGTCAAAACGGAGAGAGGAGATTGCACTCAAGTATATTCGACAG GAAATTTCACATGTCTTCAGGTAATTTTCACTTTGAAACGACGTCTTGGCTACTATTTGTTCCACACGTACATTCCAACGTGCTTAATTGTCATTATGTCATGGGTTTCATTCTGGATAAAG CCAGAAGCTGTTCCAGCTCGAGTCACACTTGGGGTAACAAGCCTACTAACTCTTTCTACTCAACATGCAAAAAGTCAAGCTTCTTTGCCACCGGTTTCATATATCAAAGCAATAGACATTTTCATGTCAAGCTGCAcatttttcgtttttctttctcttatggAATATGCTTTGGTCAATGTGGTACTTGAAGATGAACAAGCTACTTTTAGACAAATGAACAAC gaTAACACTCGGATTTTTAATCTTCAACCAAAGCTTGCTGGTTTGACACCTGTTCAAAAGCGCcgaaaaaaagctataaaaattgaCCGATTTTCAAGAATACTTTTCCCCTTAAGTTTTATCATCTTAAATATATCATACTGGGTGTATTATGTGGGCTTACTGTAA